Genomic segment of Anopheles darlingi chromosome X, idAnoDarlMG_H_01, whole genome shotgun sequence:
tcgtttgatggttcgGTACGCGTATAATCTGCTCAAAATTCAGAAATGACAGCTTTCctcttatttgaatgttggCGAGGATTTGGAGATACAACATTCTGATTTGTTCTCTACAAGAATCCATTACAATTTTTGGGCGAACAACACTCAAACCCAGCAGTAAAAATActgctttttcaaactgtaTACCAAGATCTCAATTATAGCTGTCCGAATTAGTACAGGGGGCCCTGGAATAAGtgtgtcactttcacgttgccaccctgtagTGCGTTGGTGGTAGTGCAAGTGGCTACTTGCAACTTACTTGGTCAGATCGTCCAGGTTCATCACGCTCGGGTAGCATTGGAAGAGTATCAGATCCGAGCCGGGAATGTACATCATTTGACCCTTTGGAGGAGGTAGAAAGAGTCAGAGcagaaaaaattaaaaataaaaataaaaacacacacgcagatacCCCCAAACCGATCCGAACAACCCCCTTACCTTCAGTCTTAGGTATCTCTCACTTTTCGACATCACGCCCGCCTTCGTCTTGAGCACGTAGATCGTGTTGATGTGCGCGAGGATGTTGTCGAAGCTGAGCTGCAGGTGGGGCCGCACCGCCTCGAACAGGGCCAGCAGCGGGCAGTTGGTCTCCTGGATGCGCGGTATGACGCGCGATACCGATCGGCCCGCCTGCACTATGTGCAGCCCCCGGTCGAACATCAGGTGAAACGGGAAGATCTTGCAGAACGTCGTCGGTGAAATCATGGGCGCTACACACACGACAGCAATGGACAACGGGaatgaacagaaaaaaaaggcgcaaTTTGAAGGCTAGTCTGGAAGGCTTTGAAGAGTTAAGGTCGGGTAAGGTTAGTGGACGGACCGTTCGCTACCAGCTGatagctgctggctggttgctgttcgtgttggtgctgctggtgctggttctgctggttcgacgacgacgacgtcgcgcCTTGGGACTTGGGCCCCGAGATCTCGGTGATGAGGAACTGGAAGTGGTCCGACCGCTCGACGGCCGCCGGCGGGACTGCGACGGGGGCCGGCGTTTTCGCTGACGACGTCactgacgatggcgacgcagCTGTAGCCGACGctggtggaccaccaccgctatCACAGTGATTCGGTGTGTGTTTAGTGGGTGTTTTGCCCAAGCCATCGCTAAACGGTATACTATTGCTTCCGTTCTGACTACTGCTAATGCTATGCCGACCAAACTGGCGCtcaggttgctgctgttgctgctgctggagtgcagTGGAGCTCTTCGACGTTGCTAAATCTAGCCGATAGTgtgcgtgtcgtgtgtgtcgtgtgtgtcgtgtgtgtcgtggtgtTCGTTTACCGtgttgtatgtatgtgtgtgtgtgtgggtgtgtggatGAAGTGGAGTAAAAGAGAAAGCGatgtgcggcggcggcgggggtggtgggggagggcGAAACGGAAGTAGAAGGATACGAGACTACGGGTTAATGCGAGTGTGccgcgagcgagaaagggagcTAGCGTCATGAGCTAGCGcgcaggagaagcagaagtcGGAACTCCtccccgaggaggaggaggaggagcgtcCGGACTCCCGACTCCCGTGCgccctttgtttttttttttgttttttgcttatGTTGTTTGCTTGGGGTTGAAACCTACTATGGAGTCTATGCGAAAAACAAGATTCACCGTACGTTTTCGAGGCCAGGATGCGCTTGCACAGACCGAGTGTGGCCAGCTCCGGTACGGCCGGATCGGCCgacacgggcacgggcgcTGGCCGCGGTACGGAGACCTTCGGTGACGGTTTCTGCTTGGGTGCCGGGGCCGGGCTGGGGACCGGGGCCGgtgccgggaccggggccgggaccGGTGCCTTGACCGGCTCGATCGGGTCGCCCTTGCGCCGGATGATCTTGATCTCGACGTCGACACCGTGCAGCTTGGAGGCGACCGCCTTCACGATGCCGATCACGATGTGCTCGAGCCCGGGCCGCTCGGAGTAGTAGTGCAGTACCAGCTGGCCGTCGGTTTCGGTGCACCGGAACGACGGTGCCCGCATACCCGGGTACAGCGTGCCGAGGTGGTCGTGCAGGGCGTCCAGGTTCTGCAGGAAGTCCCGCGGTGTCGCACCG
This window contains:
- the LOC125948243 gene encoding guanylate cyclase soluble subunit beta-1 isoform X1; this encodes MYGFVNYALELLVLKNFGLTIWEQIKKKAEVNMEGQFLVRQIYEDDITYNLIEAAVSILNIPASDILELFGKTFFEFCQDSGYDKILQVLGATPRDFLQNLDALHDHLGTLYPGMRAPSFRCTETDGQLVLHYYSERPGLEHIVIGIVKAVASKLHGVDVEIKIIRRKGDPIEPVKAPVPAPVPAPAPVPSPAPAPKQKPSPKVSVPRPAPVPVSADPAVPELATLGLCKRILASKTYGESCFSHRLHNLATSKSSTALQQQQQQQPERQFGRHSISSSQNGSNSIPFSDGLGKTPTKHTPNHCDSGGGPPASATAASPSSVTSSAKTPAPVAVPPAAVERSDHFQFLITEISGPKSQGATSSSSNQQNQHQQHQHEQQPASSYQLVANAPMISPTTFCKIFPFHLMFDRGLHIVQAGRSVSRVIPRIQETNCPLLALFEAVRPHLQLSFDNILAHINTIYVLKTKAGVMSKSERYLRLKGQMMYIPGSDLILFQCYPSVMNLDDLTKKGLHISDIPLHDASRDLVLLSEKFEAEYKLTTNLEILTDRLQQTYRDLESEKQKTDRLLYSVLPKTVANELRHQRPVAPKRYDSVTLMFSGIVGFGQYCAANTDAAGAMKIVQMLNELYTVFDELTDSKSNANIYKVETVGDKYMAVSGLPDECENHAKCIARLALDMLDMAKHVKMGPDAVQITIGIHSGEVVTGVIGNRMPRYCLFGNTVNLTSRTETTGVPGHINISETTYRLLCDPVNHDPSFNLEYRGPVVMKGKPEPMDCWFLTRKPTTATTTTATTTITTAQGPAPGN